The following are encoded in a window of Mangifera indica cultivar Alphonso unplaced genomic scaffold, CATAS_Mindica_2.1 Un_0046, whole genome shotgun sequence genomic DNA:
- the LOC123206712 gene encoding probable lysine-specific demethylase ELF6 translates to MGNNNHNNVEVPTWLKGLPLAPVFRPTDTEFADPIAYISRIEKEASAFGICKIIPPLSKPGKKYVFGNLNKSLLKCPDLGSDGNFLNASDVLKVGSSDSGNDGEVRAVFTTRHQELGQCVKKTKGVINDNPQLSVHKQVWQSGEVYTLEQFESKSKGFARSILGMIKEVSPLIIEALFWKLASEKPIYVEYANDVPGSAFGEPVGQFRYFHRRRRKVKSWKSYRNRGKADCKNNEIGSVNNFHNDDIRDASVNNEASTCLDTSSLSTNSATISLAENSQSSRRKIVNGGNDLEGTAGWKLANSPWNLQVIARSPGSLTRFMPDDIPGVTSPMVYIGMLFSWFAWHVEDHELHSMNFLHTGAPKTWYSVPGDYAFTFEEVIRNEVYGGNIDCLAALTLLGEKTTLLSPDVIVASGIPCCRLVQNPGEFVVTFPRAYHVGFSHGFNCGEAANFGTPQWLSVAKDAAVRRAAMNYLPMLSHQQLLYLLTMSFVSRVPRSLLPGARSSRLRDRQKEERELLVKKAFIEDMLKENNSLSALLGQQLTSHAVLWNPDLLPCSSKESQLPSKTDAVTSTPGVTVSVIDSEKKSNHNNLLDEMNLYMETLNDLYMDDDDLSSDFQIDSGALACVACGILGYPFMSVVQPSERASMELLLADLVQEGPRVSEPENSYPCMILDRTNSTVSEDLFTGPKSSMLQKDLTLSSKTKFNERWNTYSKYLRPRIFCLEHAVQIEEILRSKGGANILVICHSDYQKIKPHAVAIAEEIGTPFNCSDIPLDSASQEDLQLIDLAVDDEEHDECSEDWTSKLGVNLRHCVKVRKNSPSKQVQHALPLGGLFSEKSSSSDILNIKWQSRKSRSKVKLSKTCHNMEIKADEVLGEKLDGGVFKKEQKIIQYSRKKFRLKPEASRVRGCPNMFFPEEVSAATGDLDRYDANNSEINLDNIGNTGSVLAGYGLSHLGHSEELHEIQVLDATRDMSLNYSPSRVADSVAVATLVVDNIGQIETGTLEELNMGDGTCYIAICNSHQTQQNIKDTNYISEKKEISYAENCSSCHTDAADDRTMENINITDQTCNLASETQNNLVADKDVSMNEVSYPANSPSLHVAHPSVESFDAEKDKILDNFYMKSEVHNCVTSNDERTQDMQPTNGNNDEESISCDDKLSQPTLASTRENCEDQRYICADVDFCNQAPLDDNMLDEIKIVKGTSEEHMSGLVALTVHTTLSLESSAKECMAADSCQIKTAEKEALEHDVLTTSTEALVTRSIMQMQPSSNSVERCSGKLGATCADVTLGSEIHPEIQSGIETNVDELVCTSSLQREENYLIPATVGECSHPSDGIYSEENSSGNVETDELAKPAQTTIATNEELKASSLTWIHQPAPSVIQKYYRTRREFSSTEKVLINKEVSSSKDARMLNNKSTAGEPSSSASKGRKRKSEVEQLTENKSNCTGFIRSPCEGLRPRAGKDTVSISEVEISHIANENPAVKKMQKPVNASVPEKKKFSIKKHYRCDLDGCRMSFETKTELTLHKQNRCPHEGCGKRFSSHKYAIIHQRVHDDDRPLKCPWKGCSMSFKWAWARTEHIRVHTGERPYKCKAEGCGLSFRFVSDISRHRRKTGHYDNIST, encoded by the exons ATGggaaataataatcataataatgtAGAAGTGCCCACTTGGCTAAAAGGGCTGCCATTAGCACCCGTCTTTCGACCGACTGATACTGAATTTGCTGACCCAATTGCTTATATATCCAGAATTGAGAAGGAAGCTAGTGCTTTTGGCATATGTAAAATTATCCCTCCATTGTCAAAACCTgggaaaaaatatgtttttggtAATTTAAATAAGTCACTCTTGAAGTGCCCCGACTTGGGTTCTGATGGGAATTTCCTGAATGCGAGTGATGTGTTGAAAGTTGGTTCTAGTGACAGTGGCAATGATGGGGAGGTTAGGGCAGTTTTTACAACTAGACACCAGGAGTTGGGACAGTGtgtgaaaaaaacaaaaggggtCATTAATGATAATCCACAATTGAGTGTGCATAAGCAGGTGTGGCAAAGTGGAGAGGTTTATACATTGGAACAGTTTGAGTCAAAGTCCAAGGGTTTTGCTCGTAGTATATTGGGTATGATAAAGGAGGTTTCACCATTGATTATAGAGGCACTATTTTGGAAACTAGCTTCGGAGAAACCTATATACGTGGAGTATGCAAATGATGTGCCTGGGTCAGCTTTTGGGGAACCGGTGGGTCAGTTTCGGTATTTTCATAGACGGAGGAGAAAGGTAAAATCTTGGAAATCTTATCGTAACAGAGGAAAAGCTGATTGCAAGAATAATGAAATAGGAAGTgtaaataattttcataatgATGACATTAGAGATGCTTCTGTTAATAATGAGGCTAGTACATGTTTAGATACATCCAGTTTGTCTACAAATTCTGCAACTATCTCATTGGCTGAAAATTCACAATCTTCTAGACGAAAGATTGTAAATGGTGGTAACGATTTGGAAGGGACAGCGGGTTGGAAGCTTGCAAACAGTCCGTGGAATCTGCAAGTGATTGCACGTTCACCAGGTTCACTGACTCGTTTTATGCCAGATGATATCCCTGGTGTTACTTCTCCCATGGTTTATATTGGTATGTTGTTTAGCTGGTTTGCATGGCATGTCGAAGATCATGAACTTCACAGCATGAATTTTCTTCACACTGGTGCTCCAAAGACTTGGTATTCTGTGCCGGGAGATTATGCATTTACTTTTGAGGAGGTTATTCGCAATGAGGTCTATGGTGGTAATATTGACTGTTTAG CTGCTCTCACTCTATTGGGTGAGAAGACAACTCTACTCTCACCTGACGTAATTGTTGCATCTGGCATTCCGTGTTGTAG GTTAGTTCAGAATCCTGGTGAATTTGTCGTGACTTTTCCAAGGGCTTACCATGTAGGATTCAGCCACG GCTTTAATTGTGGAGAAGCTGCTAACTTTGGAACTCCACAGTGGCTAAGTGTGGCTAAGGATGCTGCAGTACGTAGAGCTGCCATGAATTATCTTCCTATGCTTTCCCATCAACAGCTGCTGTACCTGTTGACCATGTCTTTTGTTTCAAG GGTGCCAAGATCCTTACTACCAGGTGCTCGGAGCTCTCGCTTGAGAGATCggcaaaaggaagaaagagagtTATTAGTAAAGAAAGCTTTTATAGAAGATATGTTAAAAGAAAACAACAGTTTATCCGCTCTTCTGGGACAACAATTGACTTCTCACGCTGTACTTTGGAACCCGGATTTACTTCCATGTTCTAGTAAGGAGTCTCAGTTGCCCTCTAAAACTGATGCTGTCACTTCAACACCTGGAGTAACTGTTTCAGTCATTGATTCTGAGAAAAAAAGTAATCATAATAATCTCCTAGATGAGATGAACTTATATATGGAAACTCTGAATGATTTGTATATGGATGATGACGACTTATCATctgattttcaaattgattctGGGGCGTTGGCATGTGTGGCTTGTGGCATTCTGGGTTATCCATTTATGTCTGTGGTTCAACCATCTGAGAGGGCATCAATGGAACTTCTGCTTGCTGATTTGGTTCAAGAAGGCCCAAGAGTTTCAGAACCTGAAAACAGTTATCCCTGTATGATCCTTGATCGAACTAACAGCACTGTTTCAG AGGATCTTTTTACTGGTCCTAAGAGTTCTATGCTTCAAAAGGATCTGACATTGTCATCAAAAACCAAGTTCAATGAGAGATGGAATACTTATAGTAAATATCTGCGGCCTCGGATTTTCTGCCTGGAGCATGCTGTTCAAATTGAGGAGATATTGCGGTCTAAAGGTGGAGCAAACATCCTGGTCATTTGCCACTCAG ACTACCAGAAGATAAAACCACATGCTGTGGCCATTGCTGAGGAGATTGGTACCCCTTTCAATTGTAGTGACATTCCTTTAGATAGTGCCTCCCAAGAAGATCTACAGTTGATTGATCTTGCTGTTGATGATGAAGAACACGATGAATGTAGTGAAGACTGGACTTCTAAACTGGGAGTCAACTTACGGCACTGTGTGAAGGTCAGGAAGAATTCACCATCTAAGCAAGTTCAGCATGCATTGCCGTTGGGTGGTTTGTTTTCTGAAAAAAGTTCCAGCtcagatattttaaatatcaaatggCAGTCCAGAAAATCTCGCTCAAAAGTTAAGCTATCCAAAACATGCCACAACATGGAAATAAAAGCAGATGAAGTGTTGGGGGAAAAGTTAGATGGTGGTGtttttaaaaaagaacaaaaaataattcaatattcaAGAAAGAAATTCCGTTTAAAACCAGAAGCGAGTAGAGTTCGTGGATGTCCTAACATGTTTTTCCCAGAAGAAGTTTCAGCTGCTACTGGTGATCTGGATAGGTATGATGCTAATAATTCTGAAATTAATCTAGACAACATTGGGAATACTGGTAGTGTTTTGGCTGGATATGGATTATCTCACCTTGGGCACTCTGAAGAGCTACATGAAATTCAGGTGCTTGATGCAACTAGGGATATGAGCTTGAATTACTCACCTTCACGAGTTGCAGATTCAGTTGCAGTTGCGACTTTAGTGGTTGACAATATTGGGCAGATTGAGACTGGAACTTTGGAGGAATTGAATATGGGGGATGGAACATGTTATATTGCAATCTGCAATAGTCATCAGACCCAACAAAACATCAAGGACACTAACTATATCAGTGAGAAGAAGGAAATTTCTTATGCAGAGAACTGTTCAAGCTGCCATACTGATGCGGCTGATGATAGGACCATGGAAAATATCAATATCACCGATCAAACTTGTAATCTTGCTTCTGAAACTCAGAACAATCTAGTGGCTGATAAGGATGTCTCTATGAATGAGGTCTCTTATCCAGCTAATTCACCAAGTTTACATGTTGCTCATCCATCTGTCGAGAGTTTTGATGCAGAGAAAGACAAgattcttgataatttttatatgaaaagtGAGGTACATAATTGTGTGACTTCTAATGATGAACGGACACAAGATATGCAGCCAACAAATGGAAACAATGATGAGGAATCCATTTCATGTGATGATAAGCTGAGTCAGCCCACTCTTGCCTCAACAAGAGAAAATTGTGAAGATCAGAGATACATATGTGCTGATGTAGACTTTTGCAATCAAGCACCTTTAGATGATAACATGCTTGATGAAATTAAGATTGTGAAGGGGACTAGTGAGGAACACATGTCTGGTTTGGTTGCACTGACGGTTCATACCACTCTCTCACTTGAAAGTTCAGCCAAGGAATGCATGGCTGCAGACTCATGTCAAATTAAGACTGCAGAGAAAGAAGCTCTAGAGCATGATGTCCTTACTACAAGTACGGAGGCACTTGTAACAAGATCTATCATGCAGATGCAGCCTTCCTCAAACTCAGTGGAACGATGTTCTGGAAAACTAGGAGCTACCTGTGCTGATGTGACCTTAGGCTCTGAAATACACCCAGAAATTCAGTCTGGGATTGAAACTAATGTGGATGAACTTGTCTGTACTTCCAGTTTgcagagagaagaaaattatcTCATCCCTGCCACAGTAGGAGAATGTTCACATCCGTCAGATGGGATCTATTCTGAAGAGAACTCAAGTGGTAATGTGGAAACAGATGAACTAGCAAAACCTGCTCAGACCACAATTGCAACTAATGAGGAACTGAAAGCTAGTTCTTTGACATGGATACACCAACCTGCTCCTTCTGTGATTCAGAAGTACTACAGAACCCGCAGGGAGTTCTCTTCTACAGAAAAAGTGCTCATTAACAAAGAAGTTTCTTCATCAAAAGATGCCAGAATGCTCAATAACAAGTCCACTGCAGGAGAGCCCAGTTCCAGTGCGAgtaaaggaagaaaaaggaagagtgAAGTGGAGCAGTTAACAGAGAACAAGTCCAATTGCACTGGGTTTATCAGGAGTCCTTGTGAAGGGTTGAGACCAAGGGCTGGGAAAGATACAGTGAGCATAAGTGAGGTTGAGATCAGCCACATAGCCAATGAAAATCCAGCAGTAAAGAAAATGCAGAAACCAGTAAATGCTTCTGTTCCTGAGAAGAAAAAGTTTTCCATAAAGAAACATTACAGGTGTGACTTAGATGGCTGCCGCATGAGTTTTGAGACAAAGACGGAGTTGACTTTGCACAAACAGAATCGGTGCCCACATGAAGGATGCGGGAAGAGATTCAGTTCTCATAAATATGCAATAATTCATCAACGTGTTCATGATGATGACCGGCCTCTTAAATGCCCATGGAAGGGTTGTTCCATGTCATTCAAGTGGGCATGGGCTAGGACTGAGCATATAAGGGTGCACACGGGTGAGCGGCCATACAAGTGCAAGGCTGAGGGCTGTGGCCTTTCTTTCAGGTTTGTATCTGACATCAGCCGACATAGGCGGAAAACAGGACATTATGATAACATATCCACCTGA
- the LOC123206713 gene encoding uncharacterized protein LOC123206713 translates to MDETEFRRLLDLFPVVRSRDYQAELDTSRQLISFSAQDEKLNEWQDAWDEEDKKQMESQGAFWQKLKLAAGRKVSAADAEKFCQAFEQLHKKLVYGLNLDAARSFINSSKSLEE, encoded by the exons ATGGATGAAACTGAATTTCGACGCCTTCTGGATCTTTTCCCCGTTGTTCGATCTCGCGATTACCAA GCTGAGTTGGATACGTCAAGACAATTAATTTCGTTCTCAGCCCAAGATGAG AAACTAAATGAGTGGCAAGATGCTTGGGACGAAGAAGATAAAAAGCAGATGGAGAGTCAAG GTGCATTTTGGCAGAAGCTAAAACTGGCAGCTGGGAGGAAG GTAAGTGCTGCAGATGCAGAAAAGTTTTGCCAGGCTTTTGAACAACTTCACAAGAAACTT GTCTATGGACTAAATTTGGATGCTGCTAGGAGCTTTATCAACTCATcaaaaagtttggaggaataG
- the LOC123206714 gene encoding proteasome adapter and scaffold protein ECM29-like encodes MAESSSTSPSTEELLDRMLTRLALCNDSNLEALISKLLPHTISALSSSPSNSLRNKALEILSHVNKRLKHQPEIRLPLAELWRMYTEPNAAPMVKNFCIVYIEMAFERAQLKEKEDMAPELVSSISKLPQQHQDIILRIAVRVIGECHASRIHDEVAAKYRLISGLQDREQFIEFCLHSVLYQMPSQGGGSLPGLSVAQANRVTGKHPLNKDVILTIKLGILNVIEAMEMEPELVYPLYLSASVDCQEPVVRRGEELLKKKAFAANLDDQKLINKLFLLFNGTLGNENIAPEFKVSPGNAALKAKLVSIFCRSITAANSFPATLQCIFGCMYGSGTTLRLKQLGMEFTVWVFKHASIDQIKLMGPVILNGILKFLDGYSYSESDAIARETKSFSFQAIGLLAQRLPQLFRDKIEMAVRLFDALKVESPYLRLVIQEATSALATAYKGAPPAVLVNLEKLLLNNSQVEQSEVRFCAVRWATSLFDLQHCPSRFVCMLGAADSKLDIREMAIEGLFPGKDEERTISQNLDLKYPKLGSMLDYILEQQPELVHLTEMREHTLLFPTKMYVAMIQFLLKCFEWELEQDKTLKCSSEFLSSVEKMFLLLEHAMAVVGSVELHSTASNALITIGSHLQEIIASHYAPRISWLKQLLSHMDLDTRQSVARLLGIASSALPSSESVGLIGELVSLINGTDNLRFEAKHGALCAIGYVAADSMTRTPPMQETLFQNTLKCLIDVVNSETATLASVAVQALGHIGLRVSLPPLVNDSSSVDILEILHEKLSKLLSGGDTKAIQKIVISLGHICAKETSTSHLNIALNLIFSLCRSKVEDILFAAGEALAFIWGGVPVTADIILKTNYTSLSMTSNFLMGDIISSWPKYGSNGKNEKNENCRATVRDSITRKLFDDLLYSSRKEERCAGSVWLLSLTMYCGHHPTIQQLLPEIQEAFSHLLGEQNELTQELASQGMSIVYELGDASMKKNLVDAFVTTLTGSGKRKRAIKLVEDSEVFQEGAVGESPSGGKLSTYKELCSLANEMGQPDLIYKFMDLANYQASLNSKHGAAFGFSKIAKQAGDALQPHLHSLIPRLVRYQYDPDKNVQDAMAHIWKSLVDDPKRTIDEHLDLIFDDLLVQSGSRLWRSREASCLALADIIQGRKFCQVGKHLKKIWTAAFRAMDDVKETVRISGDKLCRSVTSLTIRLCDVTLTEVSNASQAMEIVLPFLLAEGILSKVDSICKASIGVIMKLVKGAGIAVRPHLSDLVCCMLESLSSLEDQGLNYVELHAANAGIQTEKLENLRISIAKGSPMWDTLDLCINVVDTESLELLVPRLARLVHSGVGLNTRVGVAGFISLLVQKVGIDIKPYTSKLLKLLFPVVKEEKSAAAKRAFASACAAVLKYATPSQAQTLIEETAALHTDDRNAQISCAILLKAYSSMASDVLSGYHAVIIPVIFISRFEDDKYVSGLFEELWEENTSGDRITLQLYLGEIISLICECIASSSWASKRRSAKGVCKLGEVLGESLSSHQHILLESVMKEVPGRLWEGKESLLYAIGAISTSCHKAISIADPATPLAILNMVSAACTKKVKKYREAAFSCLDQVVKAFGDPEFFNIIFPFLLEICNSAVFDRSGQTSLTGDGSKQESDDGNVSVPLDKVLDCLTSCIHVAHVNHMLEHTKNLVQVFLISLSPGFQWTVKMSAFSSIKELCSRLQKSLNNSDETSSLAGISSLAQELLHSVSPKVVECISTVKIAQVHVNASECLLEIFKLYKQISPGCSIDVEFKGEVLHQYEVEKNVEAKSFLKQCIDILENLEVEKVQAMPA; translated from the exons ATGGCGGAATCGTCTTCCACTTCACCGTCAACTGAAGAATTGCTGGACCGAATGTTGACGAGATTGGCTCTCTGCAACGACTCCAATCTCGAAGCTTTGATCTCCAAGCTTCTCCCTCACACTATCTCTGCTCTCTCCTCTTCTCCCTCTAATTCCCTGCGCAATAAG GCCCTTGAGATATTGAGTCATGTGAACAAGAGACTAAAGCATCAACCTGAGATTCGTTTGCCGTTGGCTGAGTTATGGAGAATGTATACAGAACCTAATGCTGCCCCGATGGTTAAGAACTTCTGTATAGTGTATATTGAGATGGCATTCGAGCGTGCTCAGTTGAAG GAAAAGGAAGATATGGCACCTGAGCTTGTGAGTAGTATTTCAAAGCTTCCGCAACAACACCAAGACATTATCCTCAGGATTGCTGTTAGG GTGATAGGTGAATGTCATGCTAGCAGAATTCATGACGAGGTTGCTGCAAAGTATAGATTAATAAGTGGTTTGCAGGACAGGGAACAGTTTATTGAATTTTGCCTCCATTCAGTATTGTATCAAATGCCTTCTCAAGG AGGGGGAAGCCTGCCTGGGCTATCAGTTGCTCAAGCCAATCGTGTTACTGGAAAACACCCATTGAATAAGGATGTGATTTTAACAATAAAG TTGGGGATCTTGAATGTCATTGAAGCAATGGAGATGGAGCCTGAACTCGTTTATCCCTTGTATTTGTCAGCTTCTGTAGATTG CCAAGAGCCTGTTGTGAGAAGAGGAGAAGAACTTTTGAAGAAGAAGGCTTTTGCTGCAAATTTAGATGATCAGAAATTGATAAACAAActgtttttactatttaatg GTACTCTGGGAAATGAAAATATAGCTCCTGAATTTAAAGTCAGTCCAGGAAATGCTGCTCTGAAGGCCAAATTGGTGTCTATCTTCTGCCGGTCTATTACAGCAGCAAACAGTTTCCCTGCAACTTTGCAATGCATATTTGGTTGTATGTATG GAAGTGGAACTACCTTAAGGCTGAAGCAGCTGGGAATGGAATTCACTGTTTGGGTTTTTAAACAT GCAAGCATTGATCAGATAAAGCTAATGGGCCCTGTTATATTAAATGGGATTCTGAAATTTCTTGATGGTTATTCATATTCAGAATCAG ATGCAATTGCTAGGGAAACcaaaagtttttcttttcagGCAATTGGATTGCTTGCACAGCGCCTTCCTCAGCTTTTCAG AGACAAGATTGAAATGGCTGTTCGCCTTTTTGATGCATTGAAAGTGGAGTCCCCATATCTTCGTCTCGTTATCCAGGAAGCTACCAGTGCACTTGCTACTGCATACAAG GGAGCACCACCTGCTGTATTGGTGAATTTGGAGAAACTTCTGCTGAACAATTCTCAAGTG GAACAGAGTGAAGTGCGTTTCTGTGCTGTAAGATGGGCGACATCTTTATTTGATTTGCAACACTGTCCTAGTCGGTTTGTCTGTATGCTTGGGGCAGCAGATTCTAAGCTGGATATAAG GGAAATGGCAATTGAAGGTCTATTTCCTGGAAAAGATGAAGAACGTACAATTAGTCAAAATCTTGATCTTAAATACCCAAAACTTGGAAGCATGTTAGACTATATTCTTGAGCAGCAGCCTGAGTTGGTACATTTAACTGAAATGAGGGAACATACGCTTCTTTTTCCAACAAAAATGTACGTGGCCATGATCCAATTTTTGCTGAAGTGCTTTGAGTGGGAGTTGGAGCAagacaaaactttaaaatgttcaTCTGAATTTCTTTCTTCAGTGGAAAAGATGTTTTTATTGCTAGAGCATGCCATGGCAGTTGTAGGGTCTGTTGAGTTGCATTCCACTGCATCTAATGCATTGATTACTATTGGCTCTCATCTTCAAGAG ATTATAGCATCACACTATGCCCCAAGAATTTCATGGCTAAAGCAATTATTGAGTCACATGGACTTAGATACTCGTCAGTCTGTAGCTCGATTACTTGGCATAGCTTCATCTGCTCTTCCTTCCTCTGAATCTGTTGGTCTGATAGGCGAGTTAGTTTCTTTAATTAATGGAACAGATAATTTAAG GTTTGAGGCAAAGCATGGAGCACTATGCGCTATTGGATATGTCGCTGCAGATTCTATGACAAGAACACCTCCT ATGCAGGAGACATTGTTTCAAAATACACTTAAATGTCTGATTGATGTGGTTAACTCTGAGACTGCAACATTAGCCTCTGTTGCTGTGCAAGCATTAGGTCATATTGGTCTGCGTGTATCATTACCCCCTCTTGTTAATGATTCTAGTTCAG TTGACATTCTAGAAATTTTACATGAGAAGTTGAGCAAGCTACTCTCTGGTGGTGATACTAAAGCAAttcaaaaaattgtcatttcgcTTGGACATATCTGCGCAAAGGAAACATCAACTTCCCACCTAAATATTGCTCTTAATTTAATCTTTAGTCTTTGTCGGTCAAAG GTTGAGGATATCCTATTTGCTGCTGGGGAGGCGTTAGCATTTATATGGGGTGGTGTTCCTGTGACAGCTGATATCATTCTCAAAACAAACTATACTTCACTTTCCATGACTTCAAACTTCCTTATGGGAGACATTATCTCATCATGGCCAAAATATGGCTCTAatgggaaaaatgaaaaaaatgaaaattgtcGTGCTACTGTCAGAGATTCAATCACTAGAAAGCTTTTTGATGATCTTTTATACAGTAGCAGAAAAGAAGAGCGCTGTGCTGGATCAGTTTGGCTACTATCACTAACAATGTACTGCGGCCATCATCCAACCATCCAACAATTGCTTCCAGAAATTCAG GAGGCTTTTTCACACTTACTTGGTGAACAGAATGAACTTACACAGGAACTGGCATCCCAAGGCATGAGTATTGTCTATGAACTTGGCGATGCATcaatgaagaaaaacttggtaGATGCTTTTGTAACTACTTTGACTGGTTCAGGGAAGAGGAAAAGAGCTATCAAG CTGGTTGAAGATTCTGAGGTGTTCCAAGAGGGTGCTGTTGGTGAAAGTCCAAGTGGAGGGAAACTTAGCACTTACAAGGAGCTTTGCAGTCTGGCAAATGAGATGGGGCAACCAGACCTAATCTATAAGTTTATGGACCTGGCTAATTATCAAGCATCTCTGAACTCTAAGCATGGTGCTGCTTTTGGGTTTTCTAAAATAGCCAAGCAAGCAGGGGATGCTCTCCAGCCACACTTGCATTCATTGATTCCAAGGCTTGTACGTTATCAATATGATCCTGATAAAAATGTTCAG GATGCAATGGCACACATATGGAAGTCACTGGTGGATGATCCTAAGAGAACTATAGATGAGCATCTGGACCTTATTTTTGATGATCTGTTAGTACAAAGTGGATCTAGGCTTTGGCGTTCCCGTGAGGCTTCCTGTCTAGCCCTGGCTGATATTATCCAGGGACGAAAATTTTGTCAG GTTGGGAagcatttgaaaaaaatatggaCAGCTGCTTTTCGTGCCATGGATGACGTAAAGGAGACTGTGCGAATTTCTGGTGATAAGTTATGCCGTTCTGTAACATCATTAACAATCCGACTATGTGATGTTACACTTACTGAAGTATCAAATGCAAGCCAAGCAATGGAAATTGTTCTACCTTTTCTTCTAGCAGAAGGAATATTAAGTAAAGTTGACAGTATTTGTAAGGCTTCTATTGGAGTTATTATGAAGCTTGTGAAG GGTGCAGGCATTGCAGTTCGTCCACACTTATCTGATTTAGTTTGCTGCATGCTGGAAAGTTTGTCAAGCCTTGAAGACCAAGGGCTCAATTATGTTGAG TTGCATGCAGCAAATGCTGGAATACAAACTGAGAAGcttgaaaatttgagaatttcaaTTGCAAAAGGCTCTCCAATGTGGGACACTCTGGACCTCTGCATAAATGTTGTAGATACTGAATCACTTGAATTGTTGGTTCCTCGTCTGGCTCGCTTGGTTCATTCTGGTGTAGGTCTTAACACAAG GGTTGGTGTTGCCGGCTTTATTAGTTTATTGGTTCAGAAGGTTGGTATAGATATTAAGCCATATACAAGCAAGCTACTGAAGTTGCTGTTTCCAGTTGTGAAAGAGGAGAAAAGTGCTGCTGCAAAACGTGCTTTTGCAAGTGCTTGTGCAGCAGTTCTGAAGTATGCAACTCCCTCTCAGGCCCAAACATTGATAGAGGAAACTGCTGCTTTGCACACTGATGATAGGAATGCTCAAATTTCTTGTGCAATTCTATTAAAGGCCTATTCATCCATGGCATCAGATGTTTTGAGTGGATATCATGCAGTCATCATTCCAGTTATATTTATTTCTAG ATTTGAGGATGACAAGTATGTTTCTGGGCTTTTTGAGGAGCTGTGGGAAGAAAATACGAGTGGTGACCGCATCACCTTGCAATTGTATTTGGGAGAAATTATATCTCTTATCTGTGAGTGCATTGCTTCATCATCATGGGCAAGTAAAAGAAGG TCAGCCAAGGGAGTTTGCAAGCTGGGTGAAGTTTTGGGTGAATCTCTGTCTTCTCATCAGCATATTCTCCTTGAATCTGTGATGAAGGAAGTTCCAGGTCGTTTGTGGGAG GGAAAGGAATCACTTCTGTATGCAATAGGTGCCATTTCTACATCTTGCCATAAGGCAATCTCCATTGCTGATCCTGCCACTCCATTGGCCATTTTGAATATGGTATCCGCTGCATGCACAaagaaagtgaagaaatatcGTGAAGCAGCTTTTTCCTGTCTTGATCAG GTTGTAAAAGCCTTTGGTGATCCAGAGTTCTTCAATatcatttttccatttttattggAGATCTGCAATTCAGCAGTTTTTGATAGATCTGGACAGACATCTTTAACTGGGGATGGTTCTAAACAAG AATCAGATGATGGAAATGTCTCGGTTCCCCTTGACAAAGTTCTGGACTGCCTGACATCATGCATTCATGTGGCACATGTAAATCATATGCTTGAACATACGAAGAACTTGGTGCAGGTCTTCTTGATTTCCTTGTCACCTGGATTTCAGTGGACAG TCAAAATGTCCGCATTTTCATCAATTAAAGAACTTTGCTCAAGGCTTCAAAAAAGTTTGAACAACTCTGATGAAACCTCTTCACTTGCTGGCATCAGTTCTCTGGCGCAGGAG TTGTTGCACTCAGTGTCACCCAAAGTGGTAGAATGTATAAGCACTGTAAAGATTGCCCAG GTTCATGTAAATGCTTCAGAGTGCCTCCTGGAGATCTTTAAGCTGTATAAACAAATTTCCCCAGGCTGTTCCATAGATGTGGAATTCAAGGGTGAGGTTCTTCATCAGTACGAGGTGGAAAAAAATGTGGAGGCAAAATCATTTCTAAAACAATGTATTGATATCCTTGAAAACCTGGAAGTAGAGAAAGTCCAAGCTATGCCAGCATGA